A section of the Roseivirga sp. BDSF3-8 genome encodes:
- a CDS encoding cbb3-type cytochrome c oxidase subunit I: MATADIHVSEHTAHDEHHEHHGNFITNYIFSEDHKVIAKQYLITGILWAFIGGLLSVMFRLQLGFPDMNLEFLRPILGKWITDAGSIDPEFYLALVTMHGTIMVFFVLTAGLSGTFSNFLIPLQIGARDMASGFMNMLSYWFFFLASVVMFYSLFIETGPAAGGWVVYPPLSALPQAIQGSQLGMTLWLVAMTFFIVSTLLGGINYIATVINLRTKGMSFSKLPLTIWAFFLTAVIGLLSFPVLFAAALLLVFDRSFGTSFYLSDIYIGGEALANSGGSPLLYQHLFWFLGHPEVYIVLLPALGISSEVIATNARKPIFGYRAMIGSMLGITILSFVVWAHHMFVSGLNPFLGSVFMFLTLIIAVPSAVKVFNYLTTLWKGNIVFTPAMLFSIGLVSLFISGGLTGIFLGNSALDIQLHDTYFVVAHFHLVMGSASFFGMMAGVYHWFPKMFGRMMDNRLGYIHFWCTFVGVYAVFWPMHYIGIAGFPRRYYSFTNFDTFGGFTDLNMFVSIAAILTFGSQIIFAFNFFYSIFKGRKAPKNPWRSNTLEWTTPITPGHGNWPGEIPTVYRWPYDYSKPGAKDDFIPQHIPFSQTPESNLPHENELIDREKDSEADIVDETSDK, encoded by the coding sequence ATGGCTACAGCAGATATTCATGTATCAGAGCACACCGCCCATGATGAACATCATGAGCACCACGGTAACTTTATTACTAACTATATTTTCAGCGAAGACCATAAGGTAATTGCCAAGCAATATCTGATTACAGGTATACTGTGGGCATTCATCGGTGGCCTTTTGTCGGTAATGTTCAGGCTTCAGCTTGGCTTCCCAGATATGAACCTTGAGTTCCTGCGCCCTATTCTGGGTAAGTGGATCACTGATGCCGGTTCTATTGATCCGGAGTTTTACCTTGCTCTTGTAACTATGCACGGTACCATCATGGTATTCTTCGTGCTTACTGCAGGGTTAAGTGGTACCTTCAGTAACTTTCTGATTCCTCTTCAAATCGGGGCCAGGGATATGGCGTCCGGCTTTATGAACATGCTTAGCTACTGGTTTTTCTTCCTTGCCAGTGTGGTTATGTTCTATAGCCTTTTCATAGAGACAGGACCTGCTGCAGGTGGATGGGTCGTTTATCCACCTCTTAGTGCGCTGCCTCAAGCCATTCAGGGGTCACAGTTGGGTATGACACTCTGGCTTGTAGCGATGACCTTCTTCATTGTTTCTACGCTACTTGGTGGTATTAACTATATCGCAACGGTGATTAACCTCCGGACTAAAGGGATGTCTTTTTCCAAGCTTCCCCTCACTATCTGGGCGTTCTTCCTGACTGCCGTTATTGGTTTGCTTTCATTCCCTGTTCTGTTTGCTGCGGCGCTTCTTCTGGTATTTGACCGTAGCTTCGGGACAAGCTTCTATCTGAGTGATATTTACATTGGTGGTGAGGCACTTGCCAACTCGGGTGGTAGCCCGCTGCTTTATCAGCACCTTTTCTGGTTCCTTGGGCACCCTGAGGTATATATCGTGCTTCTTCCTGCTCTTGGTATCAGTTCTGAGGTAATCGCTACCAACGCACGTAAACCTATTTTTGGTTATAGAGCCATGATCGGGTCTATGTTGGGTATTACCATATTGAGCTTCGTTGTATGGGCACACCACATGTTTGTGTCAGGTCTGAATCCTTTCCTCGGATCAGTCTTTATGTTCCTTACCCTGATTATTGCTGTTCCTTCAGCGGTTAAGGTATTTAACTACCTGACTACACTTTGGAAAGGAAACATTGTCTTTACACCTGCGATGCTGTTCTCTATCGGTCTTGTATCCTTGTTTATTTCTGGTGGTCTTACTGGTATATTCCTGGGTAACTCTGCACTCGATATTCAGCTTCATGATACTTACTTTGTAGTGGCGCACTTCCACCTTGTAATGGGTAGTGCCTCCTTCTTTGGTATGATGGCTGGTGTCTACCATTGGTTCCCTAAAATGTTTGGCCGCATGATGGATAATCGTCTTGGTTACATTCACTTCTGGTGTACATTTGTCGGGGTTTACGCTGTCTTCTGGCCTATGCACTACATCGGTATAGCCGGCTTCCCAAGAAGGTATTATTCATTTACGAATTTCGATACGTTCGGAGGCTTTACAGACCTGAACATGTTCGTAAGTATTGCTGCCATACTAACTTTTGGTTCTCAGATCATATTTGCCTTTAATTTCTTCTACAGCATATTTAAAGGAAGAAAAGCACCTAAGAACCCATGGAGATCAAACACTTTAGAGTGGACTACACCTATCACTCCGGGTCATGGCAACTGGCCAGGTGAAATCCCTACTGTGTACAGATGGCCCTACGACTATAGTAAGCCTGGTGCAAAGGATGATTTCATCCCTCAGCACATTCCTTTCTCACAGACTCCTGAGTCTAACCTTCCTCATGAAAATGAGCTGATAGACCGCGAGAAAGATAGTGAGGCGGATATCGTAGATGAAACAAGCGATAAATAA
- a CDS encoding cytochrome C oxidase subunit IV family protein, which yields MSEHHSHAIPSDNGRAQRKRILVVAAVLSIVTIIEFIIAFTIDAGTFRTALFLGLTVIKAFYIVADFMHLKHEVKVLIWSILIPMIFVVWLVIALINEGSAILQVR from the coding sequence ATGTCTGAACATCATTCACATGCCATACCTTCTGACAATGGAAGGGCACAGAGAAAAAGGATATTAGTAGTAGCGGCTGTCCTTTCTATAGTGACAATTATAGAATTTATTATTGCATTTACGATTGATGCCGGTACTTTCAGGACTGCCTTGTTTTTAGGTCTTACCGTTATCAAGGCGTTTTACATCGTAGCTGACTTTATGCACCTTAAGCATGAGGTAAAAGTGCTTATCTGGTCTATACTTATTCCTATGATCTTCGTGGTCTGGTTAGTTATAGCCCTGATAAACGAAGGAAGTGCGATTCTCCAGGTTAGGTAA
- the cyoE gene encoding heme o synthase: protein MIEVKSRAETTSYSVRDRVSDYVELLKGRLSILVAFSSVFGYVLGVNGSIDWLVMFMLFVGGFLISGAAGTLNQVFEKDYDAMMKRTSDRPLPQGRLSVQEAFIFAASTGIAGILLLIQFTNPLTTSLAVLSMVLYSLVYTPMKRVGPIAVAIGAVPGAMPPLLGWVAATGTISHEALIIFGIQFIWQFPHFWAIAWVGDEDYKKAGFKLLPLGGRKDLNTAIQIMIYTLFLIPLGLLPAYFGITGIHSAIIVTICGVLFLAQTFTLMKDCSRQAALRIMFGSFIYLPVVQIAYVVDKL, encoded by the coding sequence ATGATTGAGGTTAAAAGCAGAGCGGAAACAACCAGCTATTCGGTAAGAGACCGGGTCAGCGACTACGTAGAACTACTGAAAGGACGTCTTTCTATTCTCGTGGCATTTTCTTCCGTTTTCGGATATGTACTTGGTGTAAACGGTAGCATTGATTGGTTGGTGATGTTTATGCTATTCGTTGGTGGGTTTCTCATTAGCGGAGCAGCAGGCACACTAAATCAGGTCTTTGAAAAAGATTATGATGCCATGATGAAGCGTACCTCTGACCGCCCCCTGCCGCAAGGTAGACTTTCGGTTCAGGAAGCCTTTATTTTTGCCGCTTCAACCGGTATTGCTGGTATCCTTTTACTGATACAATTTACTAATCCACTTACTACTAGCCTGGCCGTACTATCAATGGTGCTATATAGCCTTGTGTATACTCCTATGAAGAGGGTAGGGCCTATAGCTGTAGCCATTGGTGCAGTACCCGGTGCTATGCCGCCCCTTCTTGGGTGGGTAGCTGCCACAGGAACCATAAGTCACGAAGCACTCATTATTTTTGGCATTCAATTCATTTGGCAGTTTCCCCACTTTTGGGCTATTGCGTGGGTTGGAGACGAAGATTATAAAAAGGCAGGCTTTAAGCTGCTGCCTTTAGGGGGGCGTAAAGATTTGAATACAGCTATCCAGATCATGATCTATACCCTCTTCCTTATTCCCTTAGGGCTATTGCCTGCCTATTTTGGGATTACGGGGATACATTCAGCTATCATAGTTACTATCTGTGGTGTATTGTTTCTAGCTCAGACTTTTACACTAATGAAAGACTGTAGCAGACAAGCCGCCCTGCGCATCATGTTTGGTTCATTTATTTACCTTCCGGTCGTTCAGATCGCTTATGTTGTAGATAAGTTATGA
- a CDS encoding DUF983 domain-containing protein, with protein MAKRSKLLAIAGGKCPRCREGNMFKNSLLHVTKFDKMHKECPNCGLVFEREPGFFFGAMYVSYAFTMGILLTTAFVLYNFFDDPELIVYVLTVPAIVILLLPPIFRFSRVLYLHAFGGVSYDPKYSN; from the coding sequence ATGGCAAAAAGATCAAAACTACTGGCTATAGCCGGGGGTAAGTGTCCCCGGTGTCGGGAAGGTAATATGTTTAAAAACAGCCTTTTGCATGTTACGAAGTTCGACAAAATGCACAAGGAATGTCCTAACTGCGGATTGGTATTTGAACGGGAGCCCGGCTTCTTTTTCGGTGCTATGTACGTGAGTTATGCATTTACTATGGGAATCCTACTTACCACGGCTTTCGTCCTTTACAACTTCTTTGATGATCCTGAACTCATAGTCTACGTACTTACTGTACCTGCTATTGTGATTCTACTGTTACCTCCCATTTTCAGATTCTCCCGGGTTCTCTATTTACATGCTTTTGGAGGTGTAAGCTACGATCCGAAGTATAGTAATTGA
- a CDS encoding ATP-binding protein yields the protein MLSGRDASDDKDEKRFAGKVSENLIKEVGELERLTEYLDLTFSRTDSVSFSTFAKDSPFPFVVFLEGRLLYWSDSEVVPVYREVKGNYSLRAVNLNKSWFIASRRNINRAGAQYEIISLLPLYRDYPLTNNYIKSSYNQDVFGEGGVLFSNEPEQGYYSINDEDGNYLISIQFLPGYHMLDQQLKGFLFLLFLMGVALYIWGLSGGVALLEQNVRYLTAWVFLTTAIVVLRVVMIVLELPFSVIGFEVFNSRYYASSFLNPSLGDLLLNSVALSIISLYLFYTLRRITAVRRALMSNPIRRFILSICFLLTSLSSLHLVFLLPRTIILHSQWSLDITESILFDSFRVVSILIFALLALTAFLIIHSCFSLSIRLLKQVPLRVIGALSLAILVFAILVSLNGDFPLETLGILTIYVAILFLFGLPRNLSTMRYPTFLYIFLGVMAMAFTGALSIYKYGRTSELRAMDRFGNELLIENDLFGEYLLDEATSNISSDAFIKNRLFSAFASKEIIEQKIRRVHLNNYFDKYDIQISLFNAAGEPMNNSPSNYRQLRETYAKERFETEYTGIYFVNDIQTDQPRRYLSFIDVSLYGSTVGHIVIDMRLKKFIPNSIYPELLVDNRFVQSGLGRDFSYAVYSEGELAYSYGNFNYQVDFPKELMEQTRLYDEGKVASGFLHHAVSDEDETDIIVSVPAHSNRILISNFSFLFLVGLFLLLLSLLALSIVLTFKKIQLNFAAKIQLYLNLAFFLPLLAISISTTILVSKSYRDNITRSYVDRTENLSRNLSGILSRYAGNRVDREELNNYLAQFAEFTESDLNLYNTQGRLIATSLPMVYDNGLVSRYINPQVLKQFRDDKFASQVMSESIGLLQYRSTYRKVLSAESGKALGILGIPFFESQAELDRQLTLILTQVINVFAFLFIILLFLSYFASRVLTFPLRLITQKIRRTSLTGQNEPLKWRAEDEIGLMVGEYNRMLKNLEESRKALARSEKESAWREMAKQVAHEIKNPLTPMKLTLQHMQRVVQSASPEVADKTRKQIHSLLEQVETLSNIATTFSSFAKMPVPESELFDVSEALARAVRLFQNHEAEIVADIEEGTHMVLGDEQLTGRIFNNLIINGIQSVPKERSARVSVKLFTTHNHKVRVEVSDNGSGIPDHISKKVFLPNFTTKAEGSGIGLAIARRGVEHAGGSIWFETTEGEGTTFFIEWLKVE from the coding sequence ATGTTATCAGGCAGGGATGCAAGTGATGATAAAGATGAGAAGCGTTTTGCAGGTAAAGTGTCAGAAAACCTTATAAAAGAGGTGGGTGAACTTGAACGCCTAACAGAGTATCTTGACCTGACTTTCAGCAGGACCGATTCAGTAAGTTTTTCCACATTTGCAAAAGATAGCCCATTCCCCTTTGTAGTGTTTTTGGAGGGGCGCTTATTGTACTGGTCTGATTCTGAGGTAGTACCGGTCTACAGGGAGGTAAAGGGCAATTATTCTTTACGCGCAGTCAACCTCAATAAAAGCTGGTTTATAGCCAGCCGCAGAAATATAAATAGGGCAGGTGCTCAGTATGAGATCATAAGCCTTTTGCCTCTTTACCGGGATTATCCTCTCACCAATAATTACATAAAGAGCAGCTATAACCAGGATGTCTTTGGTGAGGGAGGGGTACTTTTTTCAAATGAGCCGGAACAAGGGTACTATTCTATAAATGATGAGGATGGGAATTACCTGATCAGCATTCAGTTTCTGCCAGGTTACCATATGCTTGACCAACAGCTAAAAGGGTTTCTGTTCCTATTATTTCTTATGGGCGTAGCTCTGTATATCTGGGGCCTTTCCGGAGGTGTGGCTCTGTTAGAGCAGAATGTGAGATACCTTACTGCCTGGGTATTTCTGACTACCGCAATTGTGGTGCTCAGGGTAGTAATGATAGTTCTCGAGCTACCGTTCAGTGTCATAGGTTTTGAGGTATTCAACAGCCGTTACTATGCAAGTTCGTTTCTAAATCCAAGCCTGGGTGACCTGCTATTAAATTCGGTGGCCCTTTCCATTATTTCACTTTACCTGTTTTATACCCTCAGGCGCATTACAGCGGTACGAAGAGCCCTTATGAGTAACCCTATTCGGAGGTTCATTCTGTCGATCTGCTTCCTGCTTACCTCACTATCATCTCTGCATCTGGTTTTCTTGCTGCCGCGGACTATAATCTTGCATTCCCAGTGGAGTCTGGATATAACCGAAAGTATTCTTTTTGACTCATTCAGGGTAGTTAGTATACTCATATTTGCCCTGCTCGCCCTTACTGCTTTTCTAATTATCCATAGCTGCTTCTCATTAAGCATAAGGCTGTTGAAGCAAGTACCCCTAAGAGTCATTGGTGCGCTGTCTTTGGCGATTCTCGTGTTTGCTATTTTAGTCAGTCTTAATGGTGACTTCCCATTGGAAACGCTGGGCATTTTAACCATTTATGTAGCGATACTTTTCCTGTTTGGTCTGCCGAGAAACCTATCCACCATGCGGTATCCGACCTTTCTTTACATCTTTCTCGGCGTGATGGCCATGGCGTTTACAGGAGCGTTATCTATTTATAAATACGGACGCACCAGTGAACTTCGGGCTATGGATAGGTTTGGCAATGAGTTGCTTATAGAAAACGACCTGTTTGGAGAATATCTGTTGGACGAGGCCACGAGCAATATATCCTCGGACGCATTCATCAAAAACAGATTATTCAGTGCATTTGCTTCAAAGGAGATCATAGAACAAAAAATCCGAAGGGTACATCTTAATAACTACTTCGACAAGTACGATATACAAATAAGTCTATTTAATGCAGCTGGTGAACCCATGAATAATAGTCCGAGTAACTACCGGCAGCTAAGGGAGACTTATGCGAAGGAACGGTTTGAGACGGAGTATACGGGAATCTATTTTGTAAATGATATCCAGACCGACCAGCCAAGGCGCTATCTTAGTTTTATAGACGTAAGCTTGTACGGGAGTACAGTGGGCCACATAGTGATAGATATGCGGCTTAAAAAGTTTATCCCGAATAGCATTTACCCGGAGTTATTGGTTGACAACCGGTTTGTTCAATCAGGGCTGGGCCGGGATTTTAGTTATGCTGTGTATTCAGAGGGGGAACTGGCTTATAGTTATGGTAATTTTAATTACCAGGTAGATTTTCCTAAGGAGCTAATGGAACAAACCCGGTTATATGACGAGGGGAAAGTAGCCTCCGGATTTCTGCATCATGCTGTTTCGGATGAAGATGAAACGGACATTATCGTAAGTGTGCCGGCTCATAGCAATCGTATACTTATCAGTAACTTTAGCTTCCTTTTCCTGGTAGGCTTGTTCCTTTTGCTGCTCTCTCTGCTGGCACTATCAATAGTGCTTACCTTCAAAAAAATACAGCTGAATTTTGCTGCAAAGATCCAGCTTTACCTTAACCTGGCTTTTTTCCTTCCTTTACTAGCCATAAGCATAAGTACAACAATTCTGGTGAGCAAGTCTTACCGTGACAATATTACGCGAAGCTATGTAGATCGCACTGAAAACTTGAGCAGAAACCTGTCGGGCATTCTCTCACGCTATGCAGGTAACCGTGTAGACAGGGAAGAGCTGAATAATTACCTGGCTCAGTTTGCAGAGTTTACGGAAAGCGATTTAAACCTGTATAATACCCAAGGGAGGCTTATAGCCACAAGCCTTCCTATGGTGTATGATAATGGCCTTGTGAGTCGCTACATAAATCCGCAGGTTCTGAAGCAATTCAGGGACGATAAGTTTGCCAGCCAGGTTATGTCCGAGAGTATCGGATTACTACAATACCGAAGTACCTACCGGAAAGTATTATCTGCAGAAAGCGGGAAGGCCCTGGGGATTCTGGGTATTCCTTTTTTTGAAAGCCAGGCAGAACTGGACAGGCAGCTTACGCTTATTCTGACCCAGGTGATCAATGTATTTGCTTTCTTATTTATCATCCTGCTATTCCTGTCATACTTTGCCAGCAGGGTGCTCACCTTTCCTCTCCGGCTGATTACTCAGAAGATACGACGTACCAGCTTAACCGGGCAAAATGAGCCATTGAAATGGCGTGCAGAAGATGAGATAGGCCTTATGGTGGGCGAGTATAACCGAATGCTGAAAAACCTGGAAGAGAGCCGCAAAGCGCTGGCTAGGAGTGAAAAGGAAAGTGCATGGCGTGAGATGGCCAAGCAGGTTGCACATGAAATTAAAAACCCTTTGACTCCGATGAAGCTTACGCTTCAGCATATGCAGCGCGTCGTTCAGTCGGCTTCTCCTGAGGTGGCAGACAAGACACGGAAGCAGATACATTCTCTGCTGGAGCAGGTGGAAACGCTAAGCAATATCGCTACTACCTTTAGCTCATTTGCCAAAATGCCTGTACCAGAGAGCGAACTCTTTGATGTGTCAGAAGCACTGGCCAGAGCCGTGCGACTATTTCAAAATCATGAAGCTGAGATCGTAGCGGATATTGAAGAAGGTACTCATATGGTACTGGGTGATGAACAGCTTACCGGACGAATATTCAATAACCTCATTATCAACGGCATTCAAAGTGTACCTAAGGAGAGGTCTGCCAGGGTATCTGTTAAGCTTTTTACCACCCATAATCATAAAGTGAGGGTGGAGGTGTCAGATAATGGCTCCGGTATTCCTGACCATATCAGCAAAAAGGTCTTTTTGCCCAATTTCACCACCAAAGCAGAAGGTTCGGGGATCGGACTGGCCATTGCCCGGCGTGGTGTAGAGCATGCCGGAGGCAGTATATGGTTTGAGACTACGGAAGGGGAGGGAACTACCTTCTTCATAGAGTGGCTCAAGGTGGAGTAA
- a CDS encoding heme-copper oxidase subunit III gives MRKDIAIESIQTRDEAVQPLSMHPQKFAMWLFMVSITMMFVALTSAYIVRQAEGNWRMFELPDIFLVGTAVLFLSSATMHWAYLSAVRDNLDKLKIAMIITTILGLAFLYIQFKGWSELVSIDVYFTGGNPSESFVYVFSGLHGAHLISGVIFMIVVLVKTFRYKVHSKNMVNMEMLTTYWHFLDGLWIFLFLFLWLNN, from the coding sequence ATGAGAAAAGATATTGCGATAGAAAGTATTCAAACCAGGGATGAGGCAGTTCAGCCTTTAAGTATGCACCCTCAGAAATTTGCTATGTGGCTATTCATGGTGTCTATTACCATGATGTTCGTAGCACTCACGAGTGCATATATCGTGCGTCAGGCCGAAGGTAACTGGCGCATGTTTGAGTTGCCAGATATTTTCCTTGTAGGTACGGCCGTTCTGTTTCTGAGCAGCGCAACCATGCATTGGGCATATCTTTCTGCCGTGCGTGATAATCTGGATAAGCTCAAAATTGCAATGATTATTACAACCATTCTTGGCTTGGCCTTTTTATATATTCAGTTTAAGGGCTGGTCTGAGTTGGTATCTATTGATGTGTATTTCACAGGCGGTAATCCTTCAGAATCATTTGTTTATGTATTTTCCGGTCTTCACGGTGCCCACCTCATAAGCGGAGTCATCTTCATGATTGTTGTGCTCGTGAAAACTTTCCGGTATAAAGTTCACTCAAAAAATATGGTCAACATGGAGATGTTGACTACATATTGGCATTTTTTGGATGGACTTTGGATATTTTTGTTCTTATTTTTGTGGCTCAATAATTAA
- a CDS encoding heme A synthase: protein MKQAINNQSDNTGKTFRRLSLLTVFSIYFLILVGGIVRSTGAGMGCPDWPKCFGQWVPPTNESELPEGYEREFTEQRLEKNRRFSQYLSSLGFEKKAEQILSDPGITEDIPFNAAKTWTEYVNRLVGALIGLFVFATFVASFSYLRKDPVIFWLSFLSLILVGFQGWIGSIVVSSNLLTWMITVHMILALAIVALLIYVSFRSNMDNIEVRPPGSKFKTVYFLIILCMITMISQIVLGTEVREGIDEVARRLGYSARNQWIDALGTSFYIHRTYSLIITAIHVWLLVLLMKDPGVGTILAKSVKLLLLLIVIEVVLGAIMAYFAIPAFAQPVHLLLASLIFGVQFVIWLVLERQRKLTAVIA from the coding sequence ATGAAACAAGCGATAAATAATCAATCGGATAATACTGGAAAGACCTTCAGGAGGCTCAGCCTCTTGACGGTCTTTTCTATTTATTTCCTGATCCTTGTAGGAGGTATCGTAAGAAGCACAGGGGCCGGAATGGGTTGTCCTGACTGGCCAAAATGCTTTGGTCAATGGGTGCCTCCAACTAATGAGTCAGAGTTACCTGAAGGGTACGAAAGAGAGTTCACCGAGCAACGGCTTGAGAAAAACAGGCGTTTTTCTCAATATCTGAGCTCCCTCGGCTTCGAAAAAAAAGCAGAACAGATTCTTTCTGACCCCGGTATCACTGAGGACATTCCATTTAATGCCGCTAAAACCTGGACCGAGTATGTCAACCGGCTGGTAGGTGCACTGATCGGTTTGTTTGTCTTTGCTACCTTTGTCGCTTCTTTCTCCTACCTGCGAAAAGACCCTGTCATATTCTGGCTATCGTTTCTCTCTCTGATACTGGTTGGCTTTCAGGGCTGGATTGGTTCTATCGTTGTTTCCAGTAATCTCCTTACATGGATGATCACTGTTCACATGATACTCGCACTTGCGATAGTGGCACTACTTATTTATGTATCGTTCAGGAGTAACATGGATAACATCGAGGTAAGGCCTCCAGGCAGTAAATTCAAAACTGTTTATTTTCTGATCATCCTGTGCATGATCACCATGATAAGCCAGATTGTGTTAGGAACCGAAGTGAGAGAAGGTATTGATGAGGTGGCAAGAAGGTTAGGGTACTCGGCCCGGAATCAATGGATTGATGCATTAGGTACTTCATTTTATATCCATCGTACCTATTCTCTGATTATTACGGCTATTCATGTGTGGCTGCTCGTGCTTCTGATGAAAGATCCGGGGGTCGGTACGATTTTAGCTAAGTCAGTGAAATTATTACTCTTATTAATTGTTATAGAGGTGGTTTTGGGAGCCATAATGGCTTACTTTGCCATTCCGGCATTCGCACAGCCGGTTCACCTGTTACTAGCATCCCTGATATTTGGGGTTCAGTTTGTTATCTGGCTGGTTTTAGAACGCCAGCGTAAACTAACAGCAGTTATTGCCTGA
- a CDS encoding cytochrome c oxidase subunit 3 — MSTTSTVIEKPKRSIWDGGQSPLKASYGKLMMWFFLLSDAFTFSTLLVAYGMIRYFHPAYNPEIHGAFEFSQDYWPIPEKVFNAVPFLHGWDLPLVFVGIMTFILILSSVTMVLAVEAGHRMDRKAVEKWMLWTIIGGIAFLGCQAWEWSHFIHGTDAGASLADGTTIFGANLQINQYGPPLFADLFFFITGFHGTHVLSGIVLNFIIFYNVVVGTYEKRGHYEMVEKVGLYWHFVDLVWVFVFTFFYLI, encoded by the coding sequence ATGTCGACAACTTCTACGGTAATAGAAAAGCCGAAGCGAAGCATCTGGGATGGCGGTCAATCGCCATTAAAAGCCAGCTACGGAAAACTCATGATGTGGTTTTTCCTGCTTTCGGATGCTTTTACATTCTCTACACTACTGGTGGCTTACGGAATGATCCGTTACTTCCATCCGGCGTACAATCCTGAGATTCACGGCGCATTTGAATTTTCACAGGACTACTGGCCTATTCCCGAGAAGGTGTTTAACGCCGTTCCATTCCTCCACGGGTGGGATTTACCTCTGGTATTTGTTGGTATTATGACCTTTATCCTTATTCTTAGCAGTGTGACTATGGTACTTGCTGTGGAAGCAGGCCACCGTATGGATCGTAAAGCTGTTGAGAAATGGATGCTTTGGACAATCATTGGTGGAATCGCCTTCCTTGGTTGTCAGGCATGGGAGTGGTCTCACTTCATTCACGGAACTGATGCAGGTGCGTCTCTGGCAGACGGCACTACCATTTTCGGAGCTAACCTTCAGATTAATCAATACGGCCCTCCTCTGTTTGCTGATCTGTTCTTCTTTATCACAGGTTTCCACGGTACGCACGTACTTAGCGGTATCGTGCTTAACTTCATTATCTTTTATAATGTAGTGGTAGGGACCTATGAAAAAAGAGGCCATTATGAAATGGTAGAGAAAGTTGGTCTTTACTGGCACTTTGTAGACCTGGTGTGGGTATTCGTATTTACATTCTTCTACCTCATCTAA
- a CDS encoding DUF420 domain-containing protein — MDITQNETRNLRIIGVLSVAIPVVVAILLFMPVRLDLGADWIYFLPRLNATVNSATAIALIAGFVFIRQKKIQYHKTAMLAAFGLGCVFLVSYVVYHASVESVKFGDIDGNGVLSQAELAEIGSGRMLYLGLLFSHILLAAIVVPFVLLAFYYALSGKIEKHRKIVKVTLPVWLYVSVTGVLVYFMISPYYPY; from the coding sequence ATGGACATTACTCAAAATGAAACCCGAAACCTCAGAATTATTGGGGTATTGTCTGTGGCCATTCCTGTGGTGGTAGCCATATTATTATTTATGCCTGTACGCCTGGATCTTGGTGCAGACTGGATATATTTTCTTCCCAGGCTTAATGCTACCGTCAATTCTGCCACAGCCATTGCTCTTATAGCCGGGTTTGTTTTTATCCGGCAAAAGAAGATACAGTATCATAAGACAGCCATGCTGGCTGCGTTTGGCCTGGGGTGTGTCTTTCTTGTATCGTATGTGGTATACCATGCTTCTGTTGAGTCAGTTAAATTTGGGGACATTGATGGTAACGGCGTATTAAGCCAGGCAGAGCTTGCAGAAATAGGTTCGGGCCGTATGCTTTACCTTGGGCTTCTTTTTTCCCACATATTGCTTGCTGCTATAGTTGTTCCGTTCGTGCTCTTGGCTTTTTATTACGCTCTTAGCGGTAAGATAGAAAAGCATCGCAAGATTGTTAAGGTTACTCTTCCCGTATGGTTATACGTATCAGTAACCGGTGTTTTGGTCTATTTTATGATCAGCCCCTATTATCCCTACTAA
- a CDS encoding SCO family protein, with protein sequence MSTAKKIILLIILLALPGSVFIFLHSFGENEFGNVPVLYENGVESSLNDCSFEPGVQHTIPPFSLVNEKGEPVTEEELEGTLTIVDFIFTTCPSICPKMSDAMVRVQESLKNDANVQIISISVNPEYDTPEVLQSYADRFGAIDGKWQFLTGDQNDIYNLARCGFLLPVEDGGEVVEDFVHSPMFVLVDSQRRIRGYYNGLDPEKLETLVTEAKVLLTKF encoded by the coding sequence ATGAGTACGGCTAAAAAGATCATTTTACTAATTATTCTACTGGCCCTTCCCGGTTCTGTATTTATCTTTCTTCATTCTTTTGGGGAAAATGAGTTCGGTAATGTGCCTGTGTTATACGAAAATGGTGTGGAAAGCAGTCTGAATGATTGTTCTTTTGAACCCGGCGTTCAACATACAATACCTCCTTTCAGCCTTGTTAATGAGAAGGGAGAGCCTGTTACTGAAGAGGAACTTGAAGGCACACTTACTATTGTCGATTTCATCTTTACTACTTGTCCCAGTATTTGCCCTAAAATGTCGGATGCTATGGTGAGGGTACAGGAATCATTAAAAAATGATGCGAATGTACAGATCATAAGTATCTCAGTGAATCCGGAATACGATACCCCTGAAGTACTGCAAAGTTACGCAGACAGGTTTGGCGCTATTGATGGGAAATGGCAGTTTCTCACCGGCGATCAGAATGATATTTATAACCTGGCCCGTTGTGGATTTCTTTTGCCTGTAGAGGATGGCGGAGAAGTGGTTGAAGACTTCGTTCATAGCCCTATGTTTGTCCTGGTGGACAGCCAGCGGCGTATCAGAGGATATTATAATGGGTTGGACCCTGAGAAGCTTGAAACTCTTGTCACTGAAGCTAAAGTACTTCTGACCAAATTTTAA